The following coding sequences lie in one Rutidosis leptorrhynchoides isolate AG116_Rl617_1_P2 chromosome 6, CSIRO_AGI_Rlap_v1, whole genome shotgun sequence genomic window:
- the LOC139853502 gene encoding uncharacterized protein → MFVKDVGIGADTHFWIDKWLGDVPFKDAFPIIFRLETTKGVLIMNRVTNASSSLTFTWNWSTEPRRRTADELNSLIYIISGHTFSDNTSSKWSWKLTANDIFCSSSLSQFLNLQAADNMRMSSLPSLTTDLNPFIPQKIGIFVWRAKQDKLPVRMALDKKGIDLHFLRCPVCDGDLESLHHTLITCNFDKDIWERIRKWWKLDHLSLNNVSEIAKCPNPPLSSNLGITIWQAIVWVSSYYIWSHRNVRVFGNNCLSPPKIIAEIQSKCYEWINCLWKKGSLKWLTWIMNPKCFDATYSRVGVG, encoded by the coding sequence ATGTTTGTTAAAGATGTAGGTATTGGTGCGGATACGCATTTTTGGATTGACAAATGGCTAGGTGACGTCCCATTCAAAGATGCTTTTCctataatttttagacttgaaactaCCAAAGGTGTCCTCATCATGAATCGTGTTACCAATGCATCATCCTCACTGACATTCACCTGGAATTGGTCGACTGAACCACGTCGGAGGACTGCAGATGAGTTAAACTCGTTAATATATATCATCAGTGGTCATACTTTTTCGGATAATACCTCATCCAAGTGGTCGTGGAAATTAACTGCAAACGACATTTTCTGTTCGAGCTCCTTATCTCAGTTTCTAAATTTACAGGCTGCTGATAATATGAGAATGTCCTCACTACCTTCGCTCACGACAGATCTCAACCCTTTCATCCCTCAAAAAATTGGCATATTCGTTTGGAGGGCAAAACAAGACAAACTCCCCGTTAGGATGGCACTTGATAAAAAAGGTATCGATCTTCACTTCTTAAGGTGCCCGGTTTGTGATGGCGATTTAGAATCTCTCCATCACACGCTTATAACCTGCAATTTTGATAAGGATATTTGGGAAAGAATTCGAAAATGGTGGAAACTTGATCATTTGTCTCTTAATAATGTATCCGAGATTGCCAAATGCCCGAACCCCCCATTATCCTCAAATCTTGGCATAACCATTTGGCAAGCCATTGTTTGGGTCTCTTCTTATTACATTTGGTCCCATAGGAATGTTCGAGTTTTTGGTAACAATTGTCTTAGCCCTCCAAAAATCATCGCGGAAATCCAAAGCAAATGTTACGAGTGGATAAATTGTCTTTGGAAAAAAGGCTCGCTGAAATGGCTAACGTGGATCATGAATCCCAAATGTTTCGATGCAACATACTCAAGAGTAGGGGTCGGTTAA